In Komagataeibacter sucrofermentans DSM 15973, the genomic window GTTGAGTGTTCTGCATGAAACGCAAGACAAAAGAGAAAAGTTTATAAAAAAGCGTGGCAGGGGGTTGCGTGCCCCGGAGCAGGCGGGTATATGCCTGATCACCGCAGCGCATCGCGCCGCTCTCTCCTTGCTGGGGGATAGTTTAGCGGTAGAACTACCGGCTCTGACCCGGTCAGCCCTGGTTCGAATCCAGGTCCCCCAGCCAAAAATTTCCTTAAAAATCGACCAATATCAACAGTCTGCTTCCGGCAGGGCTGTCTTTTGTGCTTTCCGCTACCGCTCCACCCACCGGCTGAGCGTGCGGGCGAGTAGCGGGCCGGTAAACAGCACGAGCACGAAGCGCACGGTCTGCATGGCCATGACGAAGGGCATGTCAACGCCGGGCGTGGTGGCCGCGATGATGGCCACGGTATCCTCACCGCCCGGACTGGTGGCCAGATAGGCGGTCAGCAGCGAGACATGCTTGAAACGGGCGAGCACAAGCGCCATTGCCCCGCAGCCTGCAATCATCAGCGCGATGGCCATCAGGATATAAGGGAGCGCGCGGGCGGCATAATGCAGCGTGGCGCGCGTAAAGCGCAGGCCGATGCCCCAGCCCAGCACTGCATAACCGGCAGCAAGAAACCACGGTGGCAGCTCGATCGAGAGCAGGCCCATATCCTGCAGTCCCGTTGCAATGATAAGCGGCAGCATGAGCGCGCCTGCTGACAGCCGTACTACATGTGCCAGGCATACACCGATCACGATGACGCCAATCGTCTCGCCAAAGGCGGGCCAGGATGCGGGCATCGCCCAGAATGCACTTGCGCCGTCAGCAGTCGTGACCGGGGTTGTGCTGCGCGCCATGGTCGTAGTCGCTATGGCAACGGCGGCGGCCCGGAAATACTGCATGAAAGCGACAAGCCGCATATCCGCGCCATAAGCCTGCGACATCAGCGTCATGACCGTGGCAGCACCCGGCGAGGCCCCCCATAGCGCCGTGCTGCCGGGCAGAACCTTCCACCGCGCCAGGCAGAAGCCGATCAGGGTGCACAGAACGATCACGCACATGACCCCGCCGAGGAAAAGGGGTCCCTCGCCAATCACCTTGGAAAAGATCCTGACCTGCAGGCTGCAGGCGATCATGCACCCCACAATGCCCTGCGCCAGCAAAAAGGCCGGGCCAGGAATGGGGAGATGGGCCTCGTTGACCGCCAGCGCCACGGCAGCGAACATCGGGCCGATCAGGATGGCGGCGGGCAGGTGCATGGCATGTAGCGGAACGGTAAAGGCAACCGACAGGGCAAGCAGGCAGCACCACTTCACGCCTATGTTGCCATTACGGAACGAAAAGGGTCTGGCGGGAGGCTTCTGGGCAGGGGCGGGCGTTGTGTCTGGCATGGAATATCTCGATCGGACGCAGGCGGGCATCAATGCCACGTTTCATCCTGCCCGGATACGGTTTCGCAGCGCGGCGCGCGCGAATGGCTGACCCTTCCGCAAGGAATGGCTTCACGGGCGGGAGCGGGGCGTGGCCGTGCGTGATCGGTGTCGGGGCCGGGCGGCATGGTCGTGCCGCCCGGGTCTTCAAGGGTGGTTCAGGCCGTGATGCCGCCATCGGTCGTCAGCGCCGAGCCAGTAATGAAGCTGGC contains:
- a CDS encoding AbrB family transcriptional regulator, whose product is MPDTTPAPAQKPPARPFSFRNGNIGVKWCCLLALSVAFTVPLHAMHLPAAILIGPMFAAVALAVNEAHLPIPGPAFLLAQGIVGCMIACSLQVRIFSKVIGEGPLFLGGVMCVIVLCTLIGFCLARWKVLPGSTALWGASPGAATVMTLMSQAYGADMRLVAFMQYFRAAAVAIATTTMARSTTPVTTADGASAFWAMPASWPAFGETIGVIVIGVCLAHVVRLSAGALMLPLIIATGLQDMGLLSIELPPWFLAAGYAVLGWGIGLRFTRATLHYAARALPYILMAIALMIAGCGAMALVLARFKHVSLLTAYLATSPGGEDTVAIIAATTPGVDMPFVMAMQTVRFVLVLFTGPLLARTLSRWVER